Proteins found in one Emys orbicularis isolate rEmyOrb1 chromosome 23, rEmyOrb1.hap1, whole genome shotgun sequence genomic segment:
- the LOC135893901 gene encoding fatty acid-binding protein, liver-like — protein MAFNGTWQVYAQDNYEEFLKALALADDLIKVAKDIKPVIEIQQNGNNFVVTSKTPKQSVTNSFTLGKEADITTMDGKKIKCTVNMIGGKLVCKSETFSHEQEIKGNEMVETLTVGSATLIRKSKKV, from the exons ATGGCATTCAATGGAACCTGGCAGGTGTATGCTCAAGACAACTATGAAGAGTTTCTGAAAGCTCTTG CATTGGCAGATGACCTCATCAAAGTTGCCAAAGACATTAAGCCTGTTATTGAAATACaacaaaatggaaacaactttgtTGTGACATCAAAAACACCTAAGCAGTCTGTAACAAATTCATTTACTCTGGGGAAAGAGGCTGACATCACTACTATGGATGGCAAAAAAATAAAG TGCACGGTTAACATGATAGGTGGGAAGCTTGTGTGCAAATCAGAAACATTCTCCCATGAACAGGAAATTAAAGGAAATGAAATGGTGGAG ACTCTGACTGTTGGTTCAGCAACACTCATCAGAAAAAGCAAGAAGGTATAA